CGGTGGAGCTACATTACCTTTAATAGCTTGGGCAACACCCAATTGGAGGTGGTTCCTCCGAGCCATATACTTGCCTGGCTTCTTATTCCTCGGCTACAAGTATTTTCTGGATGAGAGTCCAAGATGGCTTCTGACAAAAGGAAGGAAGGACGAGGCGGTGACGATACTCAAAAATGCTgcaaaaaagaataaattagCCATAGACACAGACTCTCTACAAAACCTTACATGTGAAGTTACTGAAAAAGTTCCCTTCACAGAATTGTTGAAACAAACGTTTATGTCCAAGAAACTGAGGAATCGATTCATTGTATGTTTGATATGGTGGACAACGTCAACTTTTGTCAACTACGGGTTGATGATCAACTCCGTTTCTTTGCAAGGAAACAAATATGTCAACTTCATGTTGGCAGCGTTAATTGATTTGCCGGGatctttaattattacttacatATTAACGAATTGTAGGAGAAAATATCCATTGATGCTTTCGTTTTTCACGGGCGCTGCCTTGTGTATAGCACAACCGTTTCTACCGACACGTAAGTATTAaaaaagtcggttaataagtaattatttatgtgCATGAAAAAAAATCCCTTAAATTTTGTCGCCAAAGCTTGCCTGCTTTCAATGATAGCAGCGTGGTAACTCTAAAATCCATATTCTTTTTCGTATATGGATGTAGGCCTGTTAAATAGCTTAATAGTGTACGTCGGTCGTTAGAATAGCTTGATATTGTAAAGCCTCAATAGATCGACGGTAAAGGGGTTGGAGGGGAACAGGAAACTTGTTtatatttgcataaaaaatatgatattggcagaaaattcaatattttttttagatttgcCATGGCTTTCAATTATGGTGTATATGGCAGGGAAACTGATGTGTACCTTCTACTTCTATATAACGTACATATACACCGCGGAGTTGTTCCCGACATATACCAGAAACTCTATGCACTCACTGTGTTCGTCTATCGGTCGCATCGGCTCCATTGTCGCTCCACAGACACCGCTTCTGGTATTGTATATTATGATTATGTTATTTAGTatgttatgtttataaaattatattatacatctagaggacccagtcaagcttcgatttgacttattcaacttgacaacttttaccttttcacggctaatccactgaaccaatttggatgaaatttagtcgttgtcatcaacccatattcgagctcgagtctcctctcagaatgagaggggttgggccaatagtccaccacgctggcacacgaattaagaaaattctctttctcggtttcttcacgatattttccttcaccgtttgagacacgtgatatttaatttcttaaaatgcacacaactgaaaggttggaggtgcatgccccggaccggattcgaacccacaccctccggaatcggaggcagagatcttATCCACTATATCACTGACTCACTGAGAAATTTAGTATAAAACATAAATCAAACCTTGAATTTAAGTTTTAAGAAAACATaagcttctttttatcccgaaataatCGATGTAACCACCAATATGTGCCATTATTCTTCTTTAACGCGCTCGAGTTAATCCCGAAATTCCCTTTTCGGATTAACAGCTATAGGAAAATGATTTTTGTCGACAACTTATCTTCCTCTTCTCCTTAATCTTTACCACATCATAGATTATAGtcataattctttattagaTCTAAAACAACAACCTTTGATTCTGAAGTTCTAGATAATGCCTATGATACTGGTTTGAATTTCAGGAGATGTATTGGCCCGGTCTACCCTCATTCGTGTTCGGGCTGGCAGCCTTCATCGCTGGCCTGACCACGCTCCTCGTTCCTGACATAGTCGACGACGCGCTGCCCGACACTGTTCACCAGGCAGAATTGCTCGGGGAATCGAAGTCTGTTGGGCTgacattgaaaaattaaatattgtgaacatcaaataaatattttatttgttatactatttgtttgtaataatatgCGGCTAAAAACTCTTTTTGTAAAATCGATAGTATTACTCACCTCACGATTGGTATGCATCAACGTATTGCGGTTCGCGTCAACACCCAAAAATTAGTTACTGTGCATAGGTTAACTTACAGGTCACCAacttattaaaaacatattttcattaaagtcaaaacaaaaattaatttaccatAATCGAGACAGAGCTGACCTAAAAGTCGAGGAGCAAAAGCCGGTAAACCAGGAAATGTTGAATTTGAATAATTCCATTagtaaactataataaattccCAGTTCGAATTTCCTCTTCCTCTAAATGTCACTTAAGCCGAGGTCGGTCCCCCAGGAGACCCTCTGAGGACGGTGTGTGTTATTAGACCAcacgtttaatttaattaagagaGTTAATTTAATCAGGAGATTTCAAACTTAATCACTGTCCGAGACCACACTGACCAGGGCAAATCTAACGAATCTAAAGTCACGTAGAAACCACATACATGTTTGAACGAAAGGGTCTCTCTATACATAAGTATACATAAGTATACcaagataattttatatatgtatactgtGATAAAaccaataatttatatataaatatatatcagtGCCACTTTTCGTTATAATTGTATAACTCAAGAACGAGCTCACctaggctttgttcggactattaaGAAGATGGTGTATGTAAAGTTTGCACATAATCGCTCGAGAAGTTTTTCGTATACATTTTTCACACTAGCTTTAcaggtccgctagtaattataataaaaaacatgggGAGAAATTGTATAGTCTTTTCTCTGATGGAGGCTACAGGAAACAGCAGCATtgattgagaaaaaaaaaataccataccTTTTTCTATCTTATCCAATATTTCcgtttacaatttacaaaaaaattgcatctgaatcattttaaatactaaaacaaATTGCAGTATTTGATGATTCAGATGCCAGCATACGTTTCTTCTTTTGATGTAGtatgaattttgtatatattgCCAGCCGTTTTCAACACGCTTAGacgaaaatataatacatacgCTTGGGAGTGTGtgagtatactcgtatatataatataccatATCACACGAGGATAATCTTGATAAATATAACGACATTGAGACATCACTTAAAATATAAGCCATTGCAAATATAAACGACGTAACAAGgtgaaataaaatacttttggatataaaaatatttttttgtcttttggAACCAAGTGTGAATCTATTTCGAGCACCAGGAGTTCCGTCCAAATACTATACATATTgtgaccgtgatagcccagtagatatgacctctgcctccgattccggagggtgttggttcgaatccgatccggggcatgcatctccaacttttcagttttgtgcattttaagaaattaaatatcacgtgtctcaaatggcgaagaaaaacatcgtgagaaaaccctgcataccagagaattttctaaattctctgcgtgtgtgaagtctgtcaatccgcattgggccggcgtggtggttggcctaaccactctcattctgagacgagactcgagctcagcagtgtcgATATCaacatgggttgatatcgactatacatattgttaataaaaaatacaaaatattgctACAAAGGCATCAAAATAACAGTAGAGTCATAGTTATGCAAtgtttaaatagtaaataaataaataataggtaatgagttaatgattttaaacttatttcgtggttgttcattatgaatgttatttaaacgggtacataccacgataaaaagacgagatttttccgtggtttgcacaattctacccggtggtagaattgtgcaaaccaagagggcgccgcgatacgcataataagaAAAGCGATGTgatgagtgtggtttgcctaaacagccaaaaacgcgaggttgttgaaaaaagaaaaagaacaaggaagagggtagatcgattctgcccctaacagctgacttcacttctcctCTCGCAACTttagtcccgtcgtgaccacgatccatgcaactgggtcgaaatatcgacattaaaaatctcgtctttttatcgtggtatgcacccttttaaataacattcataataggTAATGAGATTCCAATAATAAccaaattcttaaaaaaaaacaaacagcaatataattttaattttacaaaactacgttcataaaaataaacataaatggtAAAAATATGCAAATGACGTGTATGTAAGGTCTTCGCCAtcagtttcaaattaaaataaacgttcGTAAAACGATGTATAGATGTACACTTACACAGGCAATTAAAATCGTTTAATACTAACACCTAAAAAAGAGTGCCGAGGtgatgacctttgccttcgatttggagggcgcaGGTTCAATACCTATACCttcaactttcagttatgtgcatttaaggaaattaaacgtgtctcaaacggtgaagaaaatgCATCGTGCTgcatacctgcatacctgagaatttacttaatccTCTAaatgtgttaagtctgccaattgaGCCAGTGTGGCGAACTACCGGCCTTGCTcgtctcattatgagaggagactcgtgctcaactcatcatcatcaaaactGGAAACATATTTTCATTTCTACATACAGtatcagtttacattttttgaaaatctAGGTACAAAATCATACACTGCGggactgatttttctgtaccaACTTTCTTCCACAATAAATTTTGCAAGCTAAAAATTATTGATATACTATTAGGTACGGAGCTGGTAATAGGCAAAATACTACTACGTAAATAGTTTTAAGTTTGAACACACTATTACAAgtggtttttaaaataactgaatgCTGTGAAACAATAAACTATATTATCTCATGAAGTCAATGTCCTTAAGCACATTTGATGACAAGACATTACAGGGTACAGAACTCTGAAAAGTAAACGTGCACATTTAATTCCCCAACATTCAAGTGTGCGTGTTTAAGTGAgattgtttataatattgtgaTCGTGATAATTCAATTCCTATTGAAATTCATATTGAAATGGATACAAATAATGTAAAAGAAATTAAGAAGGTGGATATTGACAATGTCTTGGACAAGTTTGGAGTCTTCAAACCGTATCACATGGGACAAATCTGTTTGCTATTCATCGCCATGTACTTAAATGCTGTATACTCCATGAATTATGTGTTTGCTACAGAACAAGTATCATACaggtatttttcttaattttcccttttttttaaatctttattctgttatttaaattaactaattgGGAGGGCAATTAGTCATAAATACTGTGTTAAGAGTGAGTATGACATTAGTCAAATGAGCGCAGATCGAACCCTCGCAAAGCTGAATCTGGTCCCTTAGATATGGAGctatagatattttaataacataaaataaacggcttggttctttttttattgaagttaCATTTAAAAGCCTCTTTCTGGATAGATATATCAGAGAATTGTATGACTTTGTACTAATATTACTGATTGTTTTATttggtttttgttttaattttccaGTTGTAAAGataatttagataataattcACATTGCAAACCATCAAATTCTTCACACAAATGTCTGGAGTGGGTGTACAATAATCCAGATAGCTTTGTCGCGTATGTAAGTTAATTATTCTCTAGTAATAATCTTCGcaaattaaatatgtacttGTGTAAtctgtgaaattaaaaaatgttaagtaaGTTTttggccgatttgaaaaattatttcagtgttagatagcttatttatcgaggaaggctataggttatatattatctccgtattcctacgggaacgggaaccacgcgggtaaaaccgcgcagcgtcagctagtatataataaagcaACACTCTTGTGGGGTTTTCTTAATATTAGAGTCTGTCTTCCGAGCTGGTGGTAAAGAAtaacaacaaacaaagaaactagtttgtaaatgtacttttataatcaataatatgCTTGCGATTGACTACTACAATgatgcataataaaaataaatatgaagtaAGACTTACATATGAAGTGCTTGTCTAGAAAATCTTTGTACTTGAAAGAGTTAAAATTGCAGGCAGAAAACAGAAATGTTCGTATAAGAAACGTCAAAACTAATATTTTGGGGCACCTGAATGTCAACTACGTAGGGGTTTCACAACGTCTCTGTTCTTAAGACAACttgaaatatgtatgtattacaaGCGTTTTGTAAAATTACAGTTCGAATTAGCGTGCCAGGAATGGAAAAGGACTCTAGTGGGGACGTTGCACAGTTTTGGATATATGTGTGGCTTGCTCCTCATTGGACCCATGTCAGATCGGTAAGTAAATTATCTTGTATCTTCTGTACTGCCCATAAAAGATTCTTTCCTTGTGCGGATCTAGCTAGGTCGCCGTGCTTTGCTGTCTTTTAGTTCTGGAGTACTATAGAGTACCTATGACTTGGCCCATGAAGGATCTGGACCATATTATTCTCAAGCCTACTACTAATACAAAATCACCCGGTAgccttttgttttgtttcacgTCCAGAGCTTTGTGAACTAGTGATTAATAAAATCAGAACatatattgatttgattttcaGAATTGTAAATTTTGATATTTCTAATAATTGGCATTTACAGGTTTGGCAGAAAACCGATTGCAGTTACGATAGGCGTGCTAGGAGCAATCTTTGGTATCTTGAAGAGTTTAGCTCCGTGGTACTGGTTCTACATAGCGCTGGAATTTATAGAAGGTGCTTTCGGAGATAACGTTTCGCCGCTGTATATATTGGGTAAGCAGTAAGTTGTTTTAACCTTAAGTTGACCGTGGAAAATACTCTAACTTCGCACTTTAatcgttttatataattacaaattatgtAGTATGTAACAGTTGGTGCATATGCTAACGAGAGTATTTACACAAAAGCCACGCTATAATGAGAATTAATTAGTAGCTTATCTCATAAACATATTACGTTCGATACGAATATAATAGATCTGCCGTTAATGGATGAGGACTTAGACATACCGCGGCTGAATTTTTGCTGCACATCAAAAGCCGTGCACATTGAAGGCTTACGTGCAGCTGTGCAGCAAAAAGTCGAGCTGacatattcttataataaatatcaagTATCTGCAGATATAATCGACCTGGGAATTGCTCATAATGTCATTCCTCCACACAACTATACAGATTTACTTTAGTCATACTTAAAACACTCACAAGCAATTCATCTTGCAAAGAAGAAATCGGTTTGCCAGTTCAGATAGTACATGCAACccgatatatttttcattaattttatttctttcaggATTAGAATCGATATCATCAAGAAAAAAGGTATATCTCTTTATGTGTGGCAGCATGGGCCACATCCTGGGTGGAGCCGGGCTAGCTGCCGTAGCATGGCTAGAACCTGATTGGAGATGGTTCTTAAGAGCCATTTACATTCCTGGattaattttcattacttaCATCTACTTCCTTGACGAAAGTCCAAGATGGCTCTTGACAAAGGGAAGAAAAGATGAAGCTATAAGTATAATCAAGAAtgcagcaaaaaaaaataatttagaatttgacAAAGAATCACTAGAAAATTTATCTTGTGATGTAGATGTTAAAGTATCATTTCCAGAATTGTT
This window of the Bicyclus anynana chromosome 6, ilBicAnyn1.1, whole genome shotgun sequence genome carries:
- the LOC112050233 gene encoding organic cation transporter protein codes for the protein MEMDTVHVGDKKVDLDSVLDQFGLFKRYHLERIGLISLALFANAVYSMNYVFATEAVSYSCKDDLENISLCKRYNSSYKCSEWVYENPDSFFAYFDLACQEWKRTLVGTVHSFGCMFGLLLVGPMSDRFGRKPIAVITGVLGAVFGTLRSFSLWYWFYVALEFIEGAIGDNVSPMFVMTLELVSTKKKLLAFFTVIIGFVLGGATLPLIAWATPNWRWFLRAIYLPGFLFLGYKYFLDESPRWLLTKGRKDEAVTILKNAAKKNKLAIDTDSLQNLTCEVTEKVPFTELLKQTFMSKKLRNRFIVCLIWWTTSTFVNYGLMINSVSLQGNKYVNFMLAALIDLPGSLIITYILTNCRRKYPLMLSFFTGAALCIAQPFLPTHLPWLSIMVYMAGKLMCTFYFYITYIYTAELFPTYTRNSMHSLCSSIGRIGSIVAPQTPLLEMYWPGLPSFVFGLAAFIAGLTTLLVPDIVDDALPDTVHQAELLGESKSVGLTLKN
- the LOC112050234 gene encoding organic cation transporter protein-like — encoded protein: MDTNNVKEIKKVDIDNVLDKFGVFKPYHMGQICLLFIAMYLNAVYSMNYVFATEQVSYSCKDNLDNNSHCKPSNSSHKCLEWVYNNPDSFVAYFELACQEWKRTLVGTLHSFGYMCGLLLIGPMSDRFGRKPIAVTIGVLGAIFGILKSLAPWYWFYIALEFIEGAFGDNVSPLYILGLESISSRKKVYLFMCGSMGHILGGAGLAAVAWLEPDWRWFLRAIYIPGLIFITYIYFLDESPRWLLTKGRKDEAISIIKNAAKKNNLEFDKESLENLSCDVDVKVSFPELLKQTFKSKKLMKRFMVCLIWWTTSTFVNYGLMINAVSLQGNKYINFMLVSLVDIPGCFIITYVLANFKRKYPLMLSFMGGAILSISQPFLPTNLPWLSITFYMAAKLMCYFYFYTTYMYTMELFPTYTRNSMHALCSSIGRLGSIIAPQTPLLRVYWPGLPSFVFGLAALVAGLSTFLMPDIGDDALPDTVRQAEALGKQKKATGLDNENGVEVNQI